The DNA segment AAACCTTTCCCGAAATGTTACTCCATCGTTATTCCGAAGATGGGATTGGAAAAACTCCTATGGGTTCCTTTGATACTTCGCCAGTTGTCGGTAAACTGGGGTTTGGTGCCGAGGTCAACGAAGTGTACACTCGCTTCGAACAAGGGGCTGTGAAAAAAACTGATAATATTTTTGACCTTATGGTACAAGACCAACCCGGAATGGAAAAACCTGCCTTCTTTTCCGTCCTTACCAACCGGGGAGAACGCCTCACGCGGAGCGGGAGTTTTGTTTTGGATAAAAACGGGTTTGTGGTGACTCCCCAAGGGTTTCCTCTTCTCGGCGAAAAAGGTCCCATCCAAGTGAACCAAGGAAATTTCCTTGTGAAAGAAAATGGGGAAATTTATATCAATGCCAAACTCGGAACCGCTCCCAAAGACGGAACCAATTTTAGTGAAAACAGATTCGAAGACCCAGTCCTACTCGATAAATTAAAAATCCGCACGGTCGAAAACCCACGCCACCTAGACAAAGAAGGGGACTCGTTTTATTCCGACACTCCTGAATCCGGCGAACCCACTGCCTTTCCAGAACTTCTTGCCCCACAAGTCTTACAAGGTTACTTAGAGGCTTCGAATGTATCTGTTGTGACAGAGATGGTCGAC comes from the Leptospira bourretii genome and includes:
- a CDS encoding flagellar hook-basal body protein — translated: MLRGLYTGANGMISQQVRMDVVANNLANVDKTAFKKDTTVFKTFPEMLLHRYSEDGIGKTPMGSFDTSPVVGKLGFGAEVNEVYTRFEQGAVKKTDNIFDLMVQDQPGMEKPAFFSVLTNRGERLTRSGSFVLDKNGFVVTPQGFPLLGEKGPIQVNQGNFLVKENGEIYINAKLGTAPKDGTNFSENRFEDPVLLDKLKIRTVENPRHLDKEGDSFYSDTPESGEPTAFPELLAPQVLQGYLEASNVSVVTEMVDMIEVNRAYEANSKTMQTQDSLLGRLFEIMR